One genomic region from Bartonella australis AUST/NH1 encodes:
- a CDS encoding (deoxy)nucleoside triphosphate pyrophosphohydrolase codes for MCAKNLLLLVVACALLDRDNRVLLTERPQGKTLAGLWEFPGGKVEKGETPEESLIRELEEELGVYVRAGDLLPLTFASHGYETFHLLMPFYHCHCYEGTPRGREGQKLQWVFVGDLHKYPMPDADKPLVRVLNNFLL; via the coding sequence ATGTGTGCAAAAAATTTACTTCTTCTCGTCGTCGCCTGTGCATTACTAGACCGGGATAACCGGGTCTTGCTGACAGAGCGGCCCCAAGGAAAAACGCTTGCTGGTTTATGGGAATTTCCTGGCGGCAAAGTTGAAAAGGGTGAAACGCCGGAGGAGTCGCTGATTCGTGAATTAGAGGAAGAGCTTGGCGTTTATGTTCGGGCAGGTGATTTGTTACCTTTAACATTTGCGAGCCACGGCTACGAAACCTTCCACCTATTAATGCCATTTTATCATTGTCACTGTTATGAAGGCACTCCACGGGGACGAGAAGGACAAAAATTACAATGGGTTTTTGTCGGCGACCTTCACAAATATCCTATGCCCGATGCTGATAAACCGCTGGTTCGGGTGTTGAACAATTTTCTTCTTTAG
- a CDS encoding L-cystine transporter, which translates to MTFNFFINLALFVILLWLLAQCKKGNWSLSLRVMLGLVIGLGFGGALQVIYGGNEPTLLKSVEWFNIVGHGYISLLQMVVVPLIFISILSAVAHLHSVYAIGRISIVTISILLFTTSLSALVGILVIDLFGLTVDGFVHGGEDVSSVLTGYTSQLGDMSVPKAILSLIPQNPFAALSGEKGTSIISVVVFSAFLGVAAIFLKRDDLGKGQKILSFVQIVHSWIIQLVRIIVSLTPYGVFALMTKLGATANTANILKLLIFVIASYVGIIFVFGIHGILLSVSGINPFRFFKKILPVLTFAFSSRSSTASVPLNIEAQTQWLGVPQSIAGFSASFGTVIGQNGCAGLYPAMVAAMVAPSVGINPFDPLWVLTLIAVTTLGSIGVAGVGGGAIFSALIVLPIMGLPVSLVAVLISVEPLVDMGRTALNVSGSMLAGTITSQVLRTTDKSIFEK; encoded by the coding sequence ATGACATTCAATTTTTTTATTAATTTAGCTCTATTTGTTATTCTTTTATGGCTTCTTGCTCAATGTAAAAAAGGCAATTGGAGTCTTTCGCTTCGTGTTATGCTGGGCCTAGTTATTGGCTTAGGTTTTGGTGGTGCCTTACAGGTTATTTATGGAGGAAATGAGCCTACTCTATTAAAATCTGTTGAGTGGTTTAATATCGTCGGGCATGGTTATATATCATTATTGCAAATGGTTGTCGTACCGCTGATTTTTATCTCTATTCTCTCGGCAGTAGCGCATCTGCATTCTGTTTATGCTATCGGCAGAATTAGTATAGTGACAATTTCGATATTACTCTTCACAACCTCTTTGTCGGCGTTGGTTGGTATTTTGGTAATTGACTTATTCGGACTAACAGTAGACGGTTTTGTGCATGGAGGAGAAGATGTATCCTCTGTTCTTACAGGTTATACTTCTCAGCTTGGAGATATGAGCGTACCAAAGGCAATTTTATCGCTCATTCCTCAAAATCCATTTGCTGCGCTAAGCGGGGAAAAAGGGACATCTATTATTAGTGTTGTTGTTTTTTCAGCATTTTTGGGGGTTGCAGCTATTTTTTTAAAGAGGGATGATCTAGGTAAAGGGCAGAAAATTCTTTCATTTGTCCAGATTGTGCATTCTTGGATTATACAGTTAGTGCGCATTATAGTTTCCTTAACGCCTTACGGCGTTTTTGCACTTATGACTAAGCTAGGGGCGACCGCAAATACTGCAAATATTTTAAAATTACTGATTTTTGTTATCGCTTCTTACGTCGGCATTATTTTTGTATTTGGAATTCACGGTATATTGCTTAGTGTATCAGGTATTAATCCATTCCGCTTTTTCAAAAAAATTCTGCCTGTCTTAACATTTGCTTTTAGCAGCCGTTCGAGTACCGCTAGTGTTCCTCTAAATATTGAGGCACAAACACAGTGGCTCGGTGTGCCGCAGTCAATCGCTGGTTTTTCAGCCTCTTTTGGTACAGTGATTGGACAAAATGGTTGTGCAGGTCTTTATCCGGCAATGGTCGCAGCTATGGTAGCTCCTTCCGTCGGTATTAATCCCTTCGATCCTCTTTGGGTTCTTACACTTATTGCTGTTACGACGTTAGGTTCTATCGGCGTCGCTGGGGTTGGTGGTGGCGCTATTTTTTCTGCATTGATCGTATTGCCAATTATGGGGCTTCCTGTTTCTTTGGTAGCTGTGTTAATCTCTGTCGAACCTTTAGTTGATATGGGGCGCACGGCCCTTAATGTAAGTGGTTCAATGTTGGCCGGCACTATAACAAGCCAGGTATTACGTACAACGGATAAAAGTATTTTTGAGAAATAA
- the argJ gene encoding bifunctional glutamate N-acetyltransferase/amino-acid acetyltransferase ArgJ: MAVRISPLYPKMRQELPPLSGVRMATAEAGIKYKNRADLLFIVFDEPASVAGVFTRSKCSSTSVDHCRESLSHGIAKGVVVNAGNANAFTGRKGERTTKAIVHAAADILGAKENEIFIASTGVIGEPMDESRILSLLPDMAVRAKEGDWLEAARAIMTTDTFPKVATRRFNCCGEVVIINGIAKGAGMIAPDMATMLSFVVSDAAIASDILQSMLSEAVHGSFNAITVDSDTSTSDTLMMFATGKAKGSLPRLTNKSDPRYSVFSEQLGSLLRDLALQVVCDGEGARHLIEVNVTGATTDDAAKTIAMSIANSPLVKTAIAGEDANWGRVVMAVGKAGVEADRDLLTIWFGEYRLAINGERDPDYNEEEVGAYMKEKNIMIRVDIGLGGGKARVWSCDLTKEYVAINGDYRS, from the coding sequence ATAGCTGTGAGAATATCGCCTTTATATCCAAAAATGAGACAAGAACTTCCGCCATTATCCGGCGTGCGGATGGCAACAGCGGAAGCTGGAATTAAATATAAAAATCGCGCAGATCTCCTTTTTATCGTATTTGATGAGCCGGCAAGTGTGGCCGGTGTTTTTACACGTTCAAAATGTTCATCTACTTCTGTAGATCATTGCCGAGAGTCACTTTCCCACGGAATTGCTAAGGGTGTTGTGGTTAATGCTGGGAATGCAAACGCTTTTACGGGGCGTAAGGGCGAGCGGACAACGAAAGCAATAGTGCATGCTGCGGCTGATATTTTAGGGGCGAAAGAAAATGAAATTTTTATAGCCTCTACTGGTGTTATTGGCGAGCCAATGGATGAGTCTCGTATTTTAAGCCTTTTACCAGATATGGCAGTCAGAGCCAAAGAGGGAGATTGGCTAGAAGCTGCGAGAGCCATTATGACAACCGATACATTTCCGAAAGTCGCAACCCGTAGATTTAATTGCTGTGGAGAAGTTGTTATCATTAATGGGATTGCAAAAGGCGCTGGCATGATTGCACCAGATATGGCCACCATGCTTTCTTTCGTGGTAAGCGATGCCGCGATCGCTTCGGATATACTTCAATCTATGTTGTCTGAGGCAGTTCATGGATCTTTTAACGCAATTACTGTTGATAGTGATACTTCAACATCAGATACATTAATGATGTTCGCGACAGGCAAAGCAAAAGGAAGCCTCCCTCGTTTAACAAATAAATCTGACCCGCGCTATAGTGTATTTTCGGAGCAATTAGGTAGCCTTCTGCGCGATCTTGCTCTGCAAGTCGTCTGTGACGGTGAGGGTGCACGTCATTTAATTGAAGTAAATGTAACTGGCGCCACAACAGATGATGCTGCTAAAACTATTGCTATGTCGATTGCCAATTCGCCACTTGTAAAAACGGCTATTGCGGGGGAGGACGCTAACTGGGGGCGGGTGGTTATGGCAGTTGGTAAAGCAGGCGTTGAAGCAGACCGAGATCTTTTGACGATTTGGTTTGGGGAATATCGTTTGGCTATCAATGGCGAACGTGACCCTGATTATAATGAGGAAGAAGTCGGCGCTTATATGAAGGAAAAGAATATTATGATCCGCGTTGATATTGGTCTCGGAGGTGGTAAGGCGCGGGTTTGGTCCTGCGATTTGACAAAAGAATATGTTGCAATCAACGGAGATTACAGAAGTTGA